The window CGTACGGCTTGCTACCGGTCTGCCCACCTGACACGATCACATCATGCCCCGGGTGAGCCAGATCCAGCTCGACGCACGCCGCCAGGAGATCCTCGCCGCCGCCCGGGTCTGCTTCGCCCGGCACGGGTACGAAGGTGCCACCGTCCGCCGGCTGGAGGAGGCGACCGGCCTGTCCCGGGGAGCCATCTTTCACCATTTCCGGGACAAGGACTCCCTGTTCCTCGCCGTGGCCGAGGACGACGCCGCCGCGATGGTCGAGACGGTGGCCCGCAACGGCCTGGTCCAGGTGATGCGCGACCTGCTCACCCGGGCCGATTCCCCGGACACCGCCGGCTGGCTGGGCAGCCAGCTCGAAGTGTCCCGGCGGCTGCGTACCGACCCAGACTTCGCCCGGCGCTGGGCCGCCCGGTCCTCGGCGATCGCCGAGGCGACCCGGGAGCGGCTCCGCCGCCAACGCGACGCCGGCGTGCTGCGCGACGACGTACCGATCGACGTCCTGGCGCGGTTCCTGGAGCTGGCCTACGACGGGCTGGTGCTGCAGCTGGCGATGGGGCGGCCGGGCAGCGACCTCGGCGCCGTGCTCGACATCGTCGAGGAGGCGGTACGTCGACCTCCGCCACGCTGACCGGTGGCACGGCCGTCCCACAATAGGGACCACCGTCAGCGCGGGACCGTCGGCGACCGACGTCCGCCCAGCAACCAGGAGACCCCATGACGCCCGGTGAAACCTGGGGCATCCCCGGCCCCACCTTCCTCGCCGTCTTCGGACTGACCGCACTGGTGCTCCTCGTCGCCAACCTCGGCTACCGGCGGATCGCGCTCGCCGGGCACGACGGCCGCACCGGATCTCTCGGCGGCGCCGAGGTCGCGTACCTCAACGGCGGGGGCCGGTTGGCTGTGTACG is drawn from Micromonospora sp. Llam0 and contains these coding sequences:
- a CDS encoding TetR/AcrR family transcriptional regulator; this encodes MPRVSQIQLDARRQEILAAARVCFARHGYEGATVRRLEEATGLSRGAIFHHFRDKDSLFLAVAEDDAAAMVETVARNGLVQVMRDLLTRADSPDTAGWLGSQLEVSRRLRTDPDFARRWAARSSAIAEATRERLRRQRDAGVLRDDVPIDVLARFLELAYDGLVLQLAMGRPGSDLGAVLDIVEEAVRRPPPR